Proteins encoded in a region of the Mucilaginibacter sabulilitoris genome:
- a CDS encoding acyltransferase family protein, with protein MTTPTPPPKLKRLVSLDALRGFDMFWIMSGEQIAHTLAKATGWPVFLWLSGQLHHTVWDGFTFYDMIFPLFLFIAGVSMPYSMMNKINKTGVNSAAQLPGHAKWSIYRSMIRRTLILLLLGMIVNGLLKFNGYENTRFASVLGRIGLAWFFAGLIYLNFNLRGQVIWFIGLLGGYWAAMMFIPVPGYGAGVLTMAGSLESYIDRLLLPGRLHDKIHDPEGVLSTIPAISTALLGVFTGSFLKWDSPKWNMLKKGAALFAVGMALLIAGKLWGLEFPINKRLWSSSFVLYVGGWSLLFLSVFYLIIDVAGFKKWAFPFIIIGTNSIVIYICSEGLVNFNYTANYIFGGLIHLTPTAWQAFFAATSVTLTQLVFLYFLYRNKLFLKI; from the coding sequence ATGACAACTCCTACTCCGCCCCCAAAACTTAAACGGCTGGTTTCACTTGATGCCCTGAGAGGTTTTGATATGTTTTGGATAATGAGCGGTGAGCAGATAGCACATACACTGGCAAAAGCTACCGGGTGGCCCGTATTCTTATGGCTTTCGGGGCAATTACACCATACTGTATGGGATGGGTTTACCTTTTACGATATGATCTTCCCCTTGTTTTTATTTATAGCCGGCGTATCCATGCCCTATTCCATGATGAATAAAATAAATAAAACCGGGGTTAACTCTGCAGCACAGTTGCCAGGTCATGCCAAATGGAGCATCTACAGATCAATGATCAGGCGTACACTAATCCTGCTTTTATTAGGCATGATCGTCAATGGTTTATTGAAATTTAATGGGTATGAAAACACGCGTTTTGCCAGTGTTTTGGGCCGTATAGGCTTGGCTTGGTTCTTTGCCGGGCTAATCTATTTAAATTTCAATCTGCGCGGGCAAGTTATATGGTTTATTGGCCTGCTTGGTGGTTATTGGGCAGCTATGATGTTTATTCCTGTTCCTGGTTATGGCGCAGGTGTATTAACTATGGCCGGATCTTTAGAATCATATATTGATAGATTGTTATTACCAGGGCGCCTGCATGATAAAATACATGATCCCGAAGGTGTATTATCAACTATTCCAGCCATTAGTACAGCATTGCTTGGTGTTTTTACAGGCAGCTTTTTAAAATGGGATTCTCCTAAATGGAACATGTTAAAAAAAGGTGCAGCATTATTTGCAGTTGGCATGGCATTGCTAATTGCCGGTAAATTATGGGGACTGGAGTTCCCGATTAATAAACGTTTATGGTCAAGCTCATTTGTCCTGTATGTTGGTGGGTGGAGCCTGCTTTTTTTGTCAGTATTTTATCTGATCATTGATGTTGCAGGCTTTAAAAAATGGGCATTCCCATTTATTATTATCGGCACAAACTCCATCGTGATCTACATCTGCTCAGAGGGACTTGTCAATTTTAACTATACCGCTAATTATATATTTGGCGGACTTATACATCTGACCCCCACAGCGTGGCAGGCGTTTTTTGCAGCAACCTCTGTTACCCTGACTCAACTGGTTTTCTTATACTTTTTATATCGAAACAAATTGTTTTTAAAAATTTAA
- a CDS encoding glycoside hydrolase family 28 protein produces MKSLYLFLILLLIGNTIFAQQKLYNIITYGAKPDAKTNNVLSIQKAIDAASANGGGIVLIPAGKFVTGVINLKSGVDLHLDAKAQLLGSTIRADYGVKQASALIVASQQHHIAITGKGTIDGQAVELLKDIYKHLQDGTLEDNEWQVYNPWHQMRPAEANRPKLIEFINCDDISIKNITIKNGLCWIQNYKNCSNLIIDSVKVESTTFLNNDGIDLVDCKNVKVTNSFINAADDGICLKSEDPKGSCEDIYIANCTIRSSASAFKLGTASYGGFKKITVRDIKVYDTFRSAIALESVDGAVLEDIDIRNVTAKNTGNAIFIRLGQRNKKADPGKVRRIYIGNVKAEIPSGKPDKGYSMEGPAVRYPHNVFPSSIVGIPGYPVQDVMLENIEITYRGGAKKETAHFGLDSLDKVPENISDYPEFSMFGELPAWGFYIRHADGIKIKNMTLKYQKDDFRTACIFNDVVGLNLNEVKIPTVKTYPVIIFKNAANPLLKAIQIPGDSKETIKKL; encoded by the coding sequence ATGAAATCCTTATACCTGTTTTTAATACTATTATTAATTGGCAATACAATTTTTGCCCAGCAAAAATTGTACAACATAATTACATACGGTGCAAAACCCGATGCTAAAACCAACAATGTACTATCCATTCAAAAAGCCATTGATGCTGCCTCTGCAAATGGCGGCGGTATAGTATTGATACCTGCCGGTAAATTTGTTACCGGAGTAATCAATTTAAAATCGGGCGTCGATCTTCATTTGGACGCTAAGGCCCAGCTATTGGGTAGTACAATAAGAGCTGACTATGGGGTTAAACAGGCATCAGCATTAATTGTTGCCTCCCAGCAACACCATATTGCTATAACAGGTAAAGGCACCATTGACGGACAGGCAGTTGAACTTCTAAAAGATATTTACAAACATTTACAAGACGGCACATTGGAAGATAATGAATGGCAAGTATACAACCCTTGGCATCAGATGCGCCCAGCCGAAGCTAACCGGCCAAAACTTATTGAATTCATTAACTGCGACGATATCAGCATAAAAAATATAACCATTAAAAATGGCCTGTGCTGGATACAGAACTATAAGAACTGCTCAAACCTGATTATTGATAGTGTAAAAGTTGAAAGCACTACCTTTTTGAACAATGACGGCATTGACCTGGTTGATTGTAAAAATGTAAAGGTCACCAACAGCTTTATTAATGCTGCCGATGATGGTATCTGTCTCAAATCAGAAGATCCGAAGGGAAGTTGCGAAGATATTTATATCGCCAACTGTACCATCCGCTCCAGTGCAAGCGCTTTTAAATTAGGCACAGCATCCTACGGCGGGTTTAAAAAAATAACGGTCAGGGATATTAAGGTATATGATACCTTCCGATCTGCCATTGCTCTGGAAAGCGTTGATGGCGCAGTTCTGGAAGATATTGATATACGGAATGTAACGGCAAAAAATACCGGTAATGCGATATTTATACGCTTAGGGCAACGCAATAAAAAAGCCGACCCGGGAAAAGTACGCCGTATTTATATTGGTAATGTAAAAGCAGAAATACCATCAGGTAAACCAGATAAGGGTTATTCAATGGAGGGGCCTGCAGTAAGATATCCGCATAATGTTTTCCCTTCGTCAATTGTAGGTATTCCGGGTTATCCTGTGCAGGATGTCATGCTCGAAAATATTGAAATAACTTACCGTGGTGGCGCAAAAAAAGAAACAGCTCATTTTGGATTAGACAGCCTGGATAAAGTACCTGAAAACATTTCAGATTACCCCGAATTTTCCATGTTCGGCGAATTACCAGCCTGGGGCTTTTATATCAGGCATGCAGATGGTATTAAAATAAAGAATATGACCTTAAAATATCAGAAAGACGATTTTCGTACAGCCTGTATTTTTAATGATGTAGTTGGCTTAAACTTGAATGAGGTTAAAATACCGACGGTAAAAACATATCCTGTAATCATATTTAAAAATGCGGCCAATCCGCTGTTAAAGGCAATACAAATACCTGGTGATAGTAAGGAAACTATAAAAAAGCTATAA
- a CDS encoding GH92 family glycosyl hydrolase, which produces MLKKLLLITGLSGLFINAGFAQSTDLVKYVQTLSGTAASTTSSALKHGSGTESYANTIPAVGLPFGMTQWTPQTHTSENKCLPPYSYKDSILNGFRATHWLSGSCTQDYGSFTIMPISGKLKTTPETYAVLFSHRNEVTTPAYYRVDLNNHELSTEITATLRCSMLQFTMNKADSLYLLVMPNNDKDKGSISVDASQGEVSGYNPVYRIYQGWGNPAGFSGYFVMKVERRIGNSGTFSGDQVFSSNSIKNLKNIGAFIGFKLQKGEKLRVRIGTSFTSIADARKNLQAEIKNWDFDALAKQNKQVWQNELSRLNVVTANECDKYIFYTAFYHAMQHPRLFNNVNGTYPRFAGDYQTEQLDKGNYYDDFSMWDIYRGQLPLYEIIRPSIIKDFVRSMILKGQQGQWMPIFPCWNSYTSAMIGDHATAFIASAYTKNIRDYNIAEGYRLMRQNAFDVASQTDYLNGKGRRALTSYLKYGYIPMEDSVQDAFHKKEQVSRTLEYAYDDYALATIAKALGKTADYQLLSKRALNYKNVLDPNTGLVRGRYENGSWFTPFKPDNREPYITEGTPRQYTFYVPQDVPELSHLMGGQAQLEKKLDTLFHKDEYWHGNEPGHQIPFMYNYTHAPWKSQQEVRRILATEYSDGPGGLSGNDDAGQMSAWYIFASLGFYPVDPVSDQYLLCSPIFDQVTVKLPGDKSLKIIVHKESKNAIYISAVKLNGKVYTKNYIRHNVIMQGGKLEFYLKTKPDKTWGTKAADQPKGLSSSINKS; this is translated from the coding sequence ATGTTAAAAAAGTTATTATTGATAACCGGTTTAAGTGGCTTATTTATTAACGCTGGTTTTGCGCAGTCAACTGACCTGGTTAAATATGTACAAACATTATCGGGTACTGCGGCCAGTACCACATCATCAGCTTTGAAACACGGTAGCGGAACAGAGAGTTATGCCAACACCATTCCGGCGGTTGGGCTTCCTTTTGGAATGACCCAGTGGACACCGCAAACCCATACTTCGGAAAATAAATGCCTACCGCCATATAGTTATAAGGATAGTATACTCAACGGCTTCAGGGCTACACACTGGCTTAGTGGTTCATGCACACAGGATTATGGCAGTTTTACCATAATGCCCATTAGCGGAAAGCTAAAAACAACTCCTGAAACTTATGCCGTTCTGTTTTCGCATAGAAATGAAGTTACTACGCCTGCATATTATCGGGTTGATTTAAATAATCACGAGTTAAGTACCGAGATAACGGCCACTCTTCGGTGTAGCATGCTGCAATTTACCATGAATAAGGCCGATAGTTTATATTTACTGGTTATGCCCAACAATGATAAGGATAAAGGATCAATAAGTGTCGATGCCAGTCAGGGTGAGGTATCTGGTTATAATCCCGTTTATCGCATTTACCAGGGATGGGGTAACCCTGCCGGTTTTAGCGGCTATTTTGTAATGAAAGTGGAACGCAGAATAGGCAACAGCGGCACATTCAGTGGTGATCAGGTATTTTCATCCAATAGTATAAAAAACCTCAAAAATATTGGCGCTTTTATAGGTTTTAAATTACAAAAGGGCGAAAAACTCAGGGTAAGGATCGGTACATCATTTACCAGCATAGCTGATGCCCGGAAAAACCTGCAGGCCGAAATTAAAAATTGGGATTTTGATGCCTTAGCTAAGCAAAACAAACAGGTATGGCAAAATGAATTAAGCCGGCTTAATGTGGTAACTGCCAATGAGTGTGATAAATATATTTTTTATACCGCTTTTTATCATGCCATGCAGCATCCGCGCTTATTTAATAATGTGAACGGTACTTACCCGCGCTTTGCTGGCGATTATCAAACAGAGCAACTGGATAAAGGAAACTATTATGATGATTTTTCCATGTGGGATATTTACCGGGGGCAATTGCCTTTATATGAGATCATCAGACCCTCTATAATCAAGGATTTTGTACGGTCAATGATTCTAAAAGGGCAGCAAGGGCAGTGGATGCCTATATTTCCCTGTTGGAACAGTTATACCTCGGCCATGATCGGCGACCATGCAACCGCTTTTATTGCTTCGGCATATACTAAAAATATCCGTGATTATAATATAGCCGAAGGTTACCGGCTGATGCGCCAGAATGCTTTTGATGTAGCTTCTCAAACTGATTATTTAAATGGCAAAGGAAGGCGGGCGCTTACCTCCTACTTAAAATATGGTTATATCCCAATGGAAGATAGCGTACAGGATGCCTTTCATAAAAAAGAGCAGGTGAGTCGGACGCTGGAGTATGCCTATGATGATTACGCGCTTGCCACGATTGCCAAAGCATTAGGCAAAACCGCCGATTATCAGCTGCTTAGCAAACGCGCCCTGAACTATAAAAATGTGCTTGATCCTAATACTGGATTAGTGCGGGGCAGATATGAAAACGGCAGCTGGTTTACACCATTTAAACCTGATAATCGTGAACCTTATATTACGGAGGGCACCCCCAGGCAGTACACTTTTTACGTCCCCCAGGATGTTCCCGAACTTAGTCATTTGATGGGCGGGCAGGCACAGTTAGAAAAAAAACTGGATACATTATTCCATAAAGATGAATACTGGCATGGCAACGAACCGGGGCACCAGATCCCATTCATGTACAATTATACCCATGCCCCCTGGAAAAGCCAGCAAGAGGTAAGGCGCATACTGGCTACAGAATATTCAGATGGCCCAGGTGGTTTAAGCGGTAATGATGATGCCGGGCAAATGTCGGCGTGGTATATTTTTGCTTCTTTGGGCTTTTATCCCGTTGATCCGGTTTCTGACCAATATCTCCTGTGTTCACCCATTTTTGACCAGGTAACGGTTAAACTCCCCGGCGACAAGTCATTAAAGATCATCGTCCATAAAGAATCAAAAAACGCGATATACATCAGTGCTGTAAAATTAAACGGCAAAGTATATACTAAAAACTACATTCGTCACAATGTTATAATGCAGGGCGGAAAATTGGAGTTTTATTTAAAAACCAAGCCCGATAAAACCTGGGGAACAAAAGCAGCAGATCAGCCTAAAGGCTTATCCTCCTCGATCAACAAATCTTAA